ATTGTTGAACTGTAAggagttgattaaagcataattaatcattagcataattaaaattgaaatttaATAAGTTTCtattttgggttcatatatgtgaaCTGTATAAAACTGTATAGTGGCTCTTCTTTCTGTGAACACACCTGATCCCACACacaaattttatattatatccTCTCGCCTCTGTCTTTGAATACATATTCTGATTCATAgtgtatatattacatattatattatttatcaaTTTGCACTAATCTCCTGTACAATTTCAGCCTTAATATAACTCTTCCTTAGCTacgtttttatattttatcagaTTTTGTTTCTATATGTATAGTTTTGCACTCATTGTTGGCACTTTTGATGGTTACTGtagattgtattttttcttgctgctgtaacacaataatttcccttctgagatcaataaagtatctatttATCTCAtcatatttagttttttattagATTTGTTCTTatcatgtgtttgttttaaacatgtttcttaactttttaaatcatgtttttctttttatgagcTGACGCACTACACTGTACAACAAATTTACCTTTCGGGTACAAATGAAGTAACTTGAACTTGAACAAACTCATTGTATTGCGAGTAACTGCAAAACACTTAGTAGATTGAGCAAAGCAGGGGTTTGCTTGGGTGTAGAGTTTgagcacaaaacacatgtaagaATCCAATAACCTGATCTGGCTCGACTTTAAAGAACTAACCTTAAACGCAAATTAGAAATAATTCACAACGGCTAACGCCACCTCGCCATTTTCTACAATCgttggtacaaaaaaaaaaaaaaaaaaaagctacaacaTTGTTGCCTTCTTCGTCAGGACAGATGGTTGTAAACAGGTGAAAATCAAAATACAACGAGTAGCTACCTGTCTGAAGAGGAGTCTGCCGTCAGTGCATCCTGGAGCAGTACGATCAGCTAGTAACCGGCACCGGTTGGAAATCAGAGCTTAAACCGGAACAAGCATCTGTTTCGTTTGCTGATCGAGCCCTCCCTGTTTGTCCCGACTCGTCCGAAGAATGTCAACAACCACACCCAGCAACGATGGAAAATTCTGATCGGACCCACTCACCTACCCTACCTTAGGCCTATAAGTTAAGTGGTCATCGGGATAAAAAACCTGCAAGTATAGATCAAAAGATGCAAATAAAACTAGAGGTTTGTTTTGACCGCGGTCCAGTGAGCCGTTATTTCTTTTGGCAGCTTTCTTATTCACACTAAAATCACAGGTGGCCGCTGCGGGAGCTCAGTCATGTACACTTTCAAAGCTACAGGCTTACATAGCTACACTGCTATTTAacagctttactttttttttttttttaagtttttattctgACAGTCAAATATGATTTggctaaaaattattttaaaggcGAAACAACATGTAGCTTCTACCATACTAGTCAATAAgcagaggcgattgctctaagactgcaagggaagctcagctcccctaaaatgtcaaaaaaaaaagtggtcaaatatatactgttgtgtgtacatgtcattgactaaatgtgcgctacaacgcgctcaacttttgttcagaatcagcttcttatcactggtaacgacgcggctttcctctcactcattcccgcagcttcccagtgctttaaacagtgtggacgctgagcgtctACAGAGTTCAATAGCGAAGCTAAGACTgcagcgaaacgagacgagtcattggataaatgctgggctttgtcccgcccatcggacgctcagcgtctctgggggtctatggggcagtgggctggcctcggctggcccggacgctcagcttctgcatgatgattggatgatctgtctgaggctgaatccctttttgattgacagcgaaatgagcgaatcagcgatcttttggtgtaaacatccgtgggagcatttttaaattttcgttctgttctgagttgaaccggagactttcctaatcctcttagcagcattttctttgttaaaacgACTAGagacaaatcgagcttctatttctggtggggttttttttgtagctgcttctgtttggagactgacttctatcactctttctgacttctatcgcagtttctgtccagcgggtgctgctgtataaataaagcgACACATTTCatgatgtaggccgaaattgagcttcccctccttgaaagaccagcatccgccactgTCACTAAGTGTTTTGAGTATGAAAGGCACAAggtattttaaaaagtcagtaaAATTACTCAGATCCTAGTAGTCATAACAGGAACCATTACCTTTTATTAGCCCAGATAAGTGCATTTAACATttgtgagcttttattttgaagggtaTACTACTTTAAAAGTAGAATAAGTTAAGGCGTTTGTCTATCACCAAGTCTGCGTGTAAGagacagtttaaacatttgttaaatggttattttaatatttatgtgaTTTTAATTTGAAGGTCCATAAACTCCAGCATGATTCAGAGCTCCTGATAAGCAGCATTACATTTTAAGGACCTTTAAACTATTGAAAGTGTGGCTCAGGCCCTATCTGTCAGTGATTTGAACTTTGAATGACAGTCATATAATAAAGTGAGGCTGTTTGAAGCCGGGTTGTTCATACAGTGAATATCAGTTGTGCTTTAAAAGATGCCGTTTGAGTCCTAATAAAAATCCTAATAAAAGCAGGACATGCTAACCGCCATGCACACCCACAGGATCAGCCACGATGAGTATAAACTGAaaaactgtgacatcaccattaaaattaaacacaccTGTGGGATCAGGTTGCTAAAGCCCCCCGGAGAAGAAGGAGAATAAGAACAGGAACTCTGATAAATAATTATAGTGTGCTTTAATCCTATTGCACTGGTAAACTCATATAATCTcacatgaacaacaacacacaacacattacACCACACCAAGATGCACATTTTTTAGAGGACAGTGTTATTTTCTGCTGAATACTAAACCACTCAAGGATACTAAACCAAACCATAGGTGGGACATTCTTATACAAATGTTTCCTTCCCAATTCTGTAATTCATAACACCACGCCTGAATAAAGTTCGCTTCCATATAAATAATTAACCAAACACACTAATAGTGTTTTTCCTCACAAAAACAGCAATTGCATTTTTACCTTTAGATTTACACACAGAACCACAATAAAGCACTTAATGCTTTCATCAGTTTTGCTATAACATATGTAAATTCAATCACTGCACAATGATGTACTTTCATTGTTATCCTTTTTTTTGCAGCACATTCAAACGTCATGGACTCCACAAACCAGATTAGCGGGCACGGCAATACCTGCAGAGGtagaagaaaaatgtgtttactaTGAGCGTGTTTGCAAGCAGAGATGGCAGGTGACAGGACTGGAGACACTCTAGCTTTTTTATACCCATTTTTTTGGGGCTGGAGAGATTCAGGTTGTTCATGATGTCCACAAATCCCTCTATGCTCTTAGTCAAGCGGGGGTTAAACTTGCGCTCTTCACCAACTGTAGAAACTGTCTGACCTGAACACAAGAACAGACAGAGCCCAGTGTGGCAGCCAGGTGCTAAACCTGCCAGATTGTGGCAGATGCTACACCTTATATCCTCTTATCCAAGTCAGGGGTGGGACTGGAGCCAATAAATAGGAAGTTTTTGGATTTGATTTTGTAATGCTTTTGTAAAATTTGTACTAcataaaaaatgcacaaaagtgactCTGTAACATTTATAACAATTTGCACGTGTATGTTTTCAGCCAACCTAAGTAGTCATGTGCTGGGTAGATGAGGCACTCTTCAGGCAGGGTGAAGATTTTCTTGTGGATTGACTGGTAAAGCTTTTTGGCACAACcttaagaaaagaaacaaaggttAGAAAACTAAGGAAAATAGAATTAATACTGCTCCCTTGTGTTTCTCATGAAGCACTATAAAgtagcatgaaaaaaaatctggaaacacaaggaaaagTGGATGCCTACCCTGCTGGAAGTCTGTCCTGCCACAGCCTCTGATGAGGAGAGCGTCACCAGTGAAAGCCATGCTCTGATCCCCAGTTACCAGTGTTATACATCCATTAGTGTGTCCTGGTGTCTCTCTCACAGACAGAAACTaaaggagaggaaagaaagaactTCCTATTGCAGCTATCAAAGCACGTTAAACCAGTTTCATGAAGCAAATGTAACTACAAGATACAAAACAACTGCATACAACACTAACACAATATTGTAAACAAAGAATATTTTCCATCTTACATGTCTTCCAAAGGTGATCTTGTCTCCCTCTTTTAAGTGGATATCAGCAGAGGCACCACTGAATTTGGAGATGGCACTCTTCAGCCCAGCCACTCTTTGCTTCATTCGTCCAGTGCTTGTTATGTGGTCTGCGTGGCAGTGGGTGTTtactgtcagaaaaagaaacaatgtaGGTCAATTctccaagatgacaacacttgcccccacagagcagggtttatcagagactgcctccagaatttgggagtggagagcaTGGAATGGTCTGCCTTCAGTCCTGACCACAACCCCATTAagcacttgtgggatcagcttgagCATGCTGATTGTGGCAGAGTGCTCAACACAACCGCACTTGTGAAAGATACTGGTTAAAGAATaagatgccatcccacagcagtgtgcaaCCAAAGTAGTGACCAACATGAGGAGGTGGTGCCACCTCCTCATGAGGAGGTGGTGCcacaacagtataagatttattgccaaagaTGCATTATTACAAGAAAggaataatcaaccaaacacaaatttcctttctttttgtgcTCAGCTTAGAACGATCAGCATTAAATGACAGTTTGTGATCCAAGAATAAGCACTTGTTCCTGGCTGACACAATACAGATGagtccaggaaaaaaaattaagttgcTCATAGTATAAATGCATTTACAGGATGAGAAAGATGGAACACAGATTTCCTGTCTGAATTTATGTAGATACCTGCAACTGTTAGATTAAGTCCGAGCTCCTTTATGAGCTTCAGGTCCCTGTCAATGGTCTCCAGCACAGGATCAATGATGACAGCCTCCTTGGTGTCTGTGTCTGCCAGCAGGTAGGTGTACGTGCAGCTCTCTGTTTCAAACAGCTAAagaaggtggggggggggggggggacagaggTGTGACTCAGCAAAAAGGGTGTGGCAGTAAGGTTCACATCATCCTCATTGGTCCTCATTTGTGTTTTTAGATAGACAGATAAGCACATACTAAGTTTGCAAAAAAGGAAAGGTTTTGATATGAAGCTACTGATCAGCAGTAATTAACTAATCTTTGGTGcttacatttaaaacattttcaaaacttaaaaGCCGCTCAAAATGAGCCTTTTAGTTATGATCATCTTAAATAGGAAAATTTAAGATGATCACCAAAATTTCATTAAGCATCTCCATCTAATGCCATTTCTACTTTCTAATCTGCTGTGTTTTGAAGACAATAATTGCAaatataaatcaataaaaattataaaaatgacTCTCATAGATTAGGATACCAAGCAGTGCACAaagtaattacatttttctCCCGCTTCAACTTAAAAGTGATGTACGCATAAATGAACCAGTGAACTCAAACAATATAATAAATAGTTCTGAAGGGGGTCATATGAGCATCCCTCGAGGTACTTACTAACGATGATAGAACTTTTAGGAAAAAAATAGGTTACTTGTACCAGACTTTTCGTATGCTGTAGCAACTTTCACTTTAGTACAGGGTCTTAATATTTTTTCCGTCACTATGCAAAACTGTTATTCAAAACTTTAAACTTCTCACGTGATTTACTTTAAGGACACTTTCTGCTTTCGGTAGTACAAAAAATGCACTGTGCTTCTTCGTCGTCAGAACAGACTGTTTTAAACCGGggcaaaacatcaaaatattaATTGAAGCTACCTGTCTGAAGAGGAGTCCTTTCGTCACTGCCATCCTGGTGATCTGTTGGTAATTCGCAGCGGTTGTTTAAACCGGTCCAGAAGCGCCCGTTCTGGGTTACTGCGTAAAGTCTGACGTTTAAAACACTGACCACACCCACCCAGCTTGATAACGCCTCCAAATTAAGTTTATTTTCATTAGTCATCATGACTAAACTTTTCACGTACTTCACAAATAATAAattagataataataataataataaaaaactttaaaaggtcGCTGACTTTGCTgtaaaataaggcttcaaaaaGCCCCACtgaatctttgttgtttcatcttttTCCTCTTATAATGTCTCTCTGAttgaacatatatatatatacatatatatatatatatatatatatatatatatatatatatatatgatttgccccccccccccccccataccacttcattgtcccctaaGCCTGACCATTATTAATGCTGCAAGGTTGATGTTGAGTATTTTTGGGGATGCATCGCTGTTTCAGTTTCAGCCCATTGAAGAACAATGTATTTCGGTATGACACATTGTAAAACTTTGTCCATGACATTGAGGAGGGTGGGATAAGTATCAATGCATGCCATAGCCAGTCTAGaggctttttaggaaatatgtgatttagggtgtttgacctgctcTTGGACATTTTGGGCTGTTTTCATTCAAAAGATTTATAGTTTTGCATAACTGTGCAAATacacctaattacagactagtaaataagccatttgaaattatataaataataattatggtCAACAATTGGGCCCAGTACTGTAAACGTTACTACACTActataccacaaaatggcatGGTGGCAGTACCCCAAGAGCACAAATGGGGTATAAAAGTGAGGTCCACTAGTCTGtccatgcaacctgaccacagtgtgagagcaacaaaatgctgtcaccacaggaacagtgattAAACCAGTTGgattaaaccaccacagctcacaaatgcagttatgtctgaacatgcatgaataaaaccaagATATGATAATGATAATGCAGTTAGCCCCAAtacaaataaacaggaaaagcagaaaatagaaacacagttttatgaaatataataatgaagatatCAGgataaagagaaaacaaaaaatgtgtctAAATGATCGAGACTTTGCTGTTACTACTAAACGGTATTATTTGAAATTACTTAACACTTGAGAAGATTTGTTGGTGGCGTGATAGTGCGGAAAGCCAGTCACGTGACACCGGCAAATTTTGCGGTCCTCGTGTTGCCTTCATGCTAGTTGAAAGTATTTGTATTTCCAaaagtattttgtattttttttttaaatgcgaAATGCAAGACCTAgtaataacacatttaaatcaGTAATCGCTGGGTTACAAGTTGCTAATATTACCTCTATGACATTGCACGGTCCTGTTTTGTAAGTTGAGGTTACAAATTTACGAGGAGTCAATAAACGCAACATGCTACGCATATAACTGACGTCCAAGCCGACCAGTGCGGCGTCGGCGGAGTAGAGTAGCAG
This window of the Archocentrus centrarchus isolate MPI-CPG fArcCen1 chromosome 16, fArcCen1, whole genome shotgun sequence genome carries:
- the LOC115794537 gene encoding persulfide dioxygenase ETHE1, mitochondrial-like, with the translated sequence MAVTKGLLFRQLFETESCTYTYLLADTDTKEAVIIDPVLETIDRDLKLIKELGLNLTVAVNTHCHADHITSTGRMKQRVAGLKSAISKFSGASADIHLKEGDKITFGRHFLSVRETPGHTNGCITLVTGDQSMAFTGDALLIRGCGRTDFQQGCAKKLYQSIHKKIFTLPEECLIYPAHDYLGQTVSTVGEERKFNPRLTKSIEGFVDIMNNLNLSSPKKMGIAVPANLVCGVHDV